In Corynebacterium sp. P4-C1, the sequence GTCACCTGCGGCGGCCGCGTTCTGGGCACCCTGAACCCCGCCCAGGCTGGGCCCGTCCGCGAAAAACTCGCCACCCTGTTCGCCCAGGGGTCCGATGTCAAAGCGCGCGCCTGGGCTGTCGAGGGGTCCATCAGCGTCGACGTCACCCGCACACCCGGGTCCTTCCCCGTGCGTACCCTGCCTCCGCTACCCCTGCCGGCCGGACCCGAAATAGACATTCCTTCCGCGGAGGTCTACCAATTCGCTGACGGCTCCCTCGTCGTCACCGTCGACTTGCCCTCCGCCATCGATCCCGAGGACTTCGTCCACCCCCGCGAAGGCGCCCGCACCGTCGCACCCGTCCACCCTGCCGAGGACGCGCCCACCCAGTACTTCCCCGCCTTCGTAGACTTCAACCCGCCATCCGCGGACGACGGCGATGCCGCAGCCAGCGAGACCTATCTCACCGAGGTGGAGAAAGTCCGTCTCCGTCGCGCACGCCGCAAGTCGAACGGACCGAAACACAGCAGAGACGACGACGCCCCGCAGGAATACACCGGGCGTCACCGCCGCGACGGTTAGCCCCGGGTTTGCAAGAGTTCCGTTGCGGTTCAGTCATTTTCCCTCCCCGTGTCTTGAAATGAGCTCCGTTATGCGTCCGTTCCGCCGTTGCGCCCTCTCAGCCATCGCCGCCGGCACCATTGCCGCGACCGCACTCGCTCCCGCCCCCGCGGGTGCGCAAAGCTCCCTAAGTTCGACGAGTTCCTCCAGCTCGAGCAGCTCCACCAGCTCCCGCAACCTGATCAACGAGTTGGGCGCCTTGTTCGCCCCGCAGCAGAAACCGAAACCGCAGACGCCGAAGCCGGAGGACAACACGAACAAGGGCTTCGCTGTGGAAATGGTCGGCGACCTGCTCGGCAACCACCAGCCCAATTTGAGGCTCGGCGCAGCCGACCTGGGCATCATGGTGCCGTTGATGAACGAGACGTTCGCGGTCGTCTTCGGCGTATCCTCACCGGCAGGTACTTCGGCGAAGGCAAGTGGCTCAGCCCCGTGGGCTTCGTGGCCGAGCGCGACGAGAACGGACGCATCACCTTCAACCGACCGCTCAACGACGGCAAAACTGCCGACCAGCTGATTTCGTACCAGCACTACGACAACCGCACACTAATCCCGTCCGACGTGATCAACCTGGACGGGACGCTCTACATGCAGGGCATGTGGAACGAGGGCATCGGCAATGTGCGCGAAACCCAGATCTGGAGGTCCACCGACTACGGCAAGACCTGGACCTCGGTCGGGCGGACTCCCTACCGCTACATGAACAGCATGGGCAACCTGATTAGCTGGGAGAAGGGCCCGGACGGATACATCTACGTAGTGTCCACCGAATTCAACCGCGACGACCCCGTCTACCTCTCCCGTTGCCGCGAGGAGCAGATGGCGGACCGCAAGCAGTGGGAGTTCTACAACCCGTCGAAAGGCACATGGGGCCACGACCTCCTCCCGATCCTGTCCGATAACGTCCAAGCTGGCGAGATGCCCCTACGCTACATCGAGAACCACTGGGTGCTCGCCATGTTCAACGAAGAGACTGCCTCTATCGAAGTGCGCATCTCCGACACCGTCGCCCGCGACTGGAATTCGATCACGCCGGCGCGCGTCGCCGTCGACGAGACCGCGGTGTCGGAAGAGACCATGCACCGCCTCGGCGACGCGGAAGCGATGGAGAACGCCGCGGACAACGCGGCCACCGCGCTGCACTAGGCGAAAGCGCTAGCGCGGCTATGGTTCGTCGATAAGCCTGTCGCCCTCGTTGATGGGTTCCTCATCGACGGTTTCCTCGTCCGTCGGCGCGGTGCCGGGGTCGACCTCCGGGTCGTTCTCGGCCTCGTACTCGCGCACGATGCGCGTCGCGGTCTCCGCGATTTCCTTCATGGACTGGTAAAAACGCCCCATCTCGTTCCACACGCCGTCCTCCGACAGCACACCGAACTGGGCTTCGGGGAAATCTCGGACGTCGTCGCGCCAGATGGATTCGTAATAAGCGATGAGCTTTTTCATCGAATCCCAGTCCTCGGCAAGCCGCTCCGGGATCTCCTCCCAACGGTCGTTGGCCTCGACGAAGTGGGACAGGCGCCCATCGTTGGCAATTATTCGTTCCGGTATGTCCTCGGATCCGGGAAAGTCGTTTTCACCACTGCTCATGCCGTCACTGTACTCCGCGAATTCCCCTTAAGCGGGGTTATTGCACGGCACGGGCAGCACAGGGGGCGGGTACACTGGGAAGTGTCAAACCCCTAGTCGAGGAGGAAAAATGACAGCACAAACCGGAAACGACCACGGCCCGAACCCGTACGTCGTCGACATTGAGAAGGCCACCCTGGACAACGGCGCGTTCCGCGACACGCTGTGGACAGGCAAGAACCTCCAGCTCACCGTCATGACCATCCCGGTAGGCGGCGAGATCGGCGCTGAGATCCACGACGGCCACGACCAGTTCCTGCGCCTCGAGGCAGGCGAGCTCCACGCTAAGATCGGCCCGAGCGAGGACGACCTCGAGGTCGACCAGGTCATCGGCGCCGACTGGGCAGCGTTCGTCCCGGCCGGCAAGTGGCACAACTTCGTCAACGAGTCCGACACCGAAGCGAAGCTGTACTCCATCTACGCTCCGCCGGAGCACAACCCGGGTACCCGCCACGAGACCAAGGCGGATGCCGACGGCGA encodes:
- a CDS encoding cupin domain-containing protein is translated as MTAQTGNDHGPNPYVVDIEKATLDNGAFRDTLWTGKNLQLTVMTIPVGGEIGAEIHDGHDQFLRLEAGELHAKIGPSEDDLEVDQVIGADWAAFVPAGKWHNFVNESDTEAKLYSIYAPPEHNPGTRHETKADADGDPQETDGV
- a CDS encoding DUF4298 domain-containing protein, which encodes MSSGENDFPGSEDIPERIIANDGRLSHFVEANDRWEEIPERLAEDWDSMKKLIAYYESIWRDDVRDFPEAQFGVLSEDGVWNEMGRFYQSMKEIAETATRIVREYEAENDPEVDPGTAPTDEETVDEEPINEGDRLIDEP
- a CDS encoding DUF4185 domain-containing protein: MGFVAERDENGRITFNRPLNDGKTADQLISYQHYDNRTLIPSDVINLDGTLYMQGMWNEGIGNVRETQIWRSTDYGKTWTSVGRTPYRYMNSMGNLISWEKGPDGYIYVVSTEFNRDDPVYLSRCREEQMADRKQWEFYNPSKGTWGHDLLPILSDNVQAGEMPLRYIENHWVLAMFNEETASIEVRISDTVARDWNSITPARVAVDETAVSEETMHRLGDAEAMENAADNAATALH